From a region of the Corythoichthys intestinalis isolate RoL2023-P3 chromosome 7, ASM3026506v1, whole genome shotgun sequence genome:
- the LOC130919115 gene encoding C2 calcium-dependent domain-containing protein 4C has product MWVLDKIRGSVETGVLRHGENADKKGAAAPYTNILTPDKIPDFFIPPKLVSYPPEPEMAPSESPQPSSSEQPVSGGKKTAAPKSPRLMAKLAGDTKNLLKVANRHIIQIESADDVVGDTNADPQSQTAMSLPYVPKTQTSYGFTTLKESPHTRRKESLFHTDITSPMTSPNSQRKTPGKSDHLNPADFNTPHMNPYRYFSGGESDTCSSAESSPFSSPLLSRSASLLKIFTHETQAKVVKAKRSFARHSSLSTDECSSAEPSPGIQRRLHIPSFHCGGTSAPEHGTQREHTVNLHKGGSVRISAHYDAGTSRLRVRVLAAESLYDKHFDIKSINCCVSVYLNPGKMQKQRSNIIKNSRNPVFNEDFFFDAVGPLQVKNLSLKLKVVNKGTSLKRNTLLGEREVLLSKLLSGV; this is encoded by the coding sequence ATGTGGGTTCTGGATAAGATCCGCGGCTCGGTGGAGACGGGCGTGCTGCGGCACGGGGAGAATGCCGACAAGAAAGGTGCGGCGGCGCCATACACTAACATCCTAACACCCGACAAGATCCCGGACTTCTTTATCCCACCCAAGCTGGTCAGCTACCCCCCCGAACCTGAGATGGCTCCATCCGAGTCCCCGCAGCCCTCGTCGTCGGAGCAACCCGTCAGCGGCGGGAAGAAAACCGCCGCCCCTAAGAGCCCCCGTTTGATGGCCAAGTTGGCGGGAGACACAAAgaacctgctgaaagtagccaaccGCCATATCATCCAGATCGAAAGCGCCGACGACGTCGTTGGGGACACCAACGCTGACCCGCAGTCGCAGACCGCCATGTCTCTCCCCTATGTCCCCAAAACCCAAACGTCCTACGGCTTCACCACTTTGAAGGAGAGCCCTCACACTCGCCGCAAAGAGTCGCTCTTCCACACTGACATTACCAGTCCGATGACCTCCCCCAACAGCCAGAGGAAGACGCCAGGAAAGAGCGACCACCTGAACCCCGCCGACTTCAATACCCCGCACATGAACCCGTACCGCTACTTCAGCGGCGGCGAGAGCGACACCTGCTCCTCGGCCGAGTCGTCGCCCTTCAGCTCGCCGCTGCTGTCTCGCTCCGCCTCCCTGCTCAAGATCTTCACCCACGAGACGCAGGCCAAGGTGGTGAAGGCTAAGCGTTCCTTCGCCCGCCACAGCTCTCTCTCCACCGACGAGTGCAGCTCGGCCGAGCCTAGCCCAGGCATCCAGCGCCGTCTGCACATCCCGTCCTTCCACTGCGGAGGCACGTCGGCTCCGGAGCACGGCACGCAGCGAGAACATACCGTCAACCTGCACAAGGGCGGGAGCGTTCGCATTAGCGCCCACTACGACGCCGGTACATCCCGCCTGCGCGTCCGCGTCCTAGCGGCCGAGAGTCTTTACGACAAACACTTTGACATCAAGAGCATCAACTGCTGCGTGTCGGTCTACCTGAACCCGGGCAAGATGCAGAAGCAACGCAGCAACATTATCAAGAACAGTCGCAACCCCGTCTTCAACGAGGACTTCTTCTTCGACGCCGTCGGCCCGCTCCAGGTCAAGAACCTGTCACTCAAGCTCAAGGTGGTCAATAAAGGTACCAGCCTTAAAAGGAACACTCTGCTGGGCGAGCGGGAGGTCCTCCTGAGCAAGCTACTTTCAGGGGTTTGA